A genomic stretch from Hydrogenimonas urashimensis includes:
- a CDS encoding NupC/NupG family nucleoside CNT transporter: MQHVFIGLLGVVALLTVAFLFSSNRKAINPRTILGALALQALVPAFVIYTDSGAATLQAISDGVQAVIDSAQTGIGFVFGPLVDVKKIGFIFAVKVLPVIIFFAALMSVLYYLKIMQVVIKVMGGGLQKLLKTSPVESLSAAANIFVGQTEAPLVVKPYLPTMTKSELFAIMSGGLASVAGAVLAGYATMGIPLNYLIAASFMAAPGGLLMAKMLEPETDTPRTDLESKIVEEQEKETEAVNVIDAAAIGASDGLKLAANVGAMLIAFVALIALLNMMVGGIGGMFGLENLTIQQMLGYLFAPVAFILGVPWEHATDVGSLLGIKLIINEFVAYIDLVKMKESLDVHSFAIATVALCGFANLSSLAILLGGLGVIAPGRRGDIARMGMKAILAGTLSNFMSATLVGIFVAIKML, encoded by the coding sequence ATGCAACATGTTTTTATCGGCTTGCTCGGTGTCGTCGCTCTGCTGACGGTCGCATTTCTCTTTTCCAGCAATCGCAAGGCGATCAACCCACGAACGATTTTGGGTGCGTTGGCGTTGCAGGCGCTGGTGCCGGCGTTTGTGATCTATACCGATTCGGGTGCGGCGACGCTGCAGGCGATCAGTGACGGGGTCCAGGCGGTGATCGACAGTGCCCAGACCGGTATCGGTTTTGTCTTCGGCCCTCTGGTGGATGTGAAGAAGATCGGTTTCATTTTCGCGGTCAAGGTGCTGCCGGTCATCATCTTCTTCGCAGCGCTGATGTCGGTGCTTTATTATCTGAAGATCATGCAGGTGGTTATCAAGGTGATGGGAGGCGGCCTGCAGAAGCTGCTCAAAACCTCGCCCGTCGAATCCCTATCGGCGGCCGCCAACATTTTCGTCGGCCAGACCGAAGCGCCCCTGGTGGTCAAGCCTTATCTTCCGACGATGACGAAATCGGAACTCTTCGCCATCATGTCGGGCGGGCTCGCTTCCGTCGCCGGAGCGGTGCTGGCCGGATACGCCACCATGGGCATTCCCTTGAACTATCTGATCGCAGCCTCCTTCATGGCCGCACCCGGCGGGCTGTTGATGGCCAAAATGTTAGAACCCGAAACCGATACCCCCAGGACGGATCTGGAATCCAAAATCGTCGAAGAGCAGGAGAAGGAGACGGAGGCGGTCAACGTCATAGACGCGGCCGCCATCGGTGCGTCGGACGGGCTGAAGCTCGCGGCCAATGTCGGCGCCATGCTGATCGCCTTCGTCGCGCTGATCGCCCTGCTGAACATGATGGTGGGGGGCATCGGCGGTATGTTCGGCCTGGAAAACCTGACGATCCAGCAGATGCTGGGGTACCTCTTCGCCCCCGTCGCCTTTATTCTCGGCGTGCCGTGGGAGCATGCGACCGATGTGGGCTCGCTGCTTGGTATCAAACTCATCATCAACGAATTCGTCGCCTATATCGATCTGGTGAAGATGAAAGAGAGCCTCGACGTGCACTCTTTCGCCATCGCGACGGTGGCGCTCTGCGGTTTCGCCAACCTCTCCTCGCTCGCCATTCTTTTGGGGGGCCTGGGGGTCATCGCCCCGGGCAGACGGGGTGATATCGCCCGTATGGGAATGAAAGCGATTCTGGCGGGAACGCTTTCCAATTTCATGAGTGCCACGCTGGTGGGTATATTTGTCGCGATCAAAATGCTCTAA
- the deoC gene encoding deoxyribose-phosphate aldolase — MQDPQTAAKTALVLMDLTSLNDDDTKEVIVQLCHDAHTPAGDTAAVCIYPRFVPIAKKTLIEQGTPRISVATVTNFPWGDDDIDIAVAETKAAIAYGADEVDVVFPYRALMAGDERVGFDLVKACRMACGDGVKLKVILETGELKESELIAKASRIAIDAGAHFIKTSTGKVPVNATLEAAEVMLTIIKEVNPGVGFKAAGGIRDVKSAKAYLELAERVMGPGWISKEHFRFGASGLLKSILETLGLASADEEKREGEVY; from the coding sequence ATGCAAGATCCGCAAACGGCGGCGAAAACCGCTTTGGTCCTGATGGACCTGACATCTCTTAACGACGACGATACCAAAGAAGTGATCGTCCAACTCTGCCATGACGCCCACACCCCCGCGGGCGATACGGCGGCGGTCTGCATCTATCCCCGGTTCGTTCCCATCGCCAAAAAGACGCTAATAGAGCAGGGGACACCCCGCATCAGCGTGGCGACGGTCACCAATTTCCCGTGGGGGGACGATGACATCGACATCGCCGTGGCGGAAACCAAAGCCGCCATCGCCTACGGTGCCGACGAGGTGGATGTGGTCTTTCCCTACCGGGCGTTGATGGCGGGAGACGAGCGGGTCGGCTTCGACCTGGTCAAAGCGTGCCGGATGGCGTGCGGAGACGGGGTGAAACTGAAAGTCATTCTGGAGACGGGGGAGCTGAAAGAGTCTGAGCTGATCGCCAAAGCTTCCCGCATCGCCATCGATGCGGGCGCGCATTTCATCAAGACCTCCACCGGCAAAGTGCCCGTCAACGCCACCCTCGAAGCGGCGGAGGTGATGCTGACTATCATCAAAGAGGTCAATCCCGGTGTAGGGTTCAAGGCTGCAGGCGGTATCCGGGACGTCAAAAGTGCCAAAGCCTATCTGGAGTTGGCGGAGCGGGTCATGGGCCCGGGCTGGATATCCAAAGAGCATTTCCGTTTCGGGGCTTCGGGACTTTTGAAGAGTATTCTGGAGACGCTGGGTTTGGCCAGTGCCGATGAAGAGAAGAGGGAAGGGGAGGTTTACTGA
- a CDS encoding phosphopentomutase, with protein MMRRTIILLLDSFGIGGAEDACRFRDVTKEGRPFNDDGANTLGNIAAFCNAGLAEEGRTGALKLPHLNRLGLGFAAKESCGGCYPEGLNEDVVPEGAYGYASEVSTGKDTSSGHWEMMGAPVTFKWGYFRKKTDSFPPELIEAFIKEAKVPGILGNCQASGTQIIEKYGMEHIKTGKPIVYTSADSVFQIAAHEEHFGLERLYEICEIARKLVDRYNVARVIARPFVGESPQTFKRTGNRHDYSVKPPAKTLLDEMKEAGKEVVSVGKIKDIFAGCGITRAYRANGIEELFDTTLEAVKSLKDDGIVFTNFVNFDADYGHRRNISGYARELEYFDSRLPEMMALLNEEDLLVVTADHGCDPTWWGTDHTREHIPVLFYGKKVRPVNLGHRYTFADIGQTIAEHHGMKPLLVGKSFYQEIYRS; from the coding sequence CTGATGAGACGCACGATTATACTGCTGCTGGACTCCTTCGGAATCGGCGGGGCCGAAGATGCCTGCCGATTCCGAGATGTGACGAAGGAGGGTCGGCCCTTCAACGACGACGGGGCCAATACCCTGGGCAACATCGCCGCCTTCTGCAACGCGGGACTGGCGGAGGAGGGGCGCACCGGGGCTTTGAAACTGCCCCATCTCAACCGGCTGGGTCTGGGATTCGCCGCCAAAGAGAGTTGCGGCGGATGCTACCCCGAGGGGCTTAATGAAGATGTGGTGCCCGAAGGGGCGTACGGATACGCGTCGGAAGTCTCCACCGGCAAGGACACCTCCAGCGGCCACTGGGAGATGATGGGCGCCCCCGTGACCTTCAAATGGGGCTATTTCCGCAAAAAAACCGACTCCTTCCCGCCCGAACTGATCGAAGCGTTCATCAAAGAGGCGAAAGTACCGGGGATTCTGGGCAACTGCCAGGCGTCGGGAACGCAGATTATCGAAAAATATGGCATGGAACATATAAAAACCGGCAAGCCTATCGTCTACACCTCCGCCGACAGCGTTTTCCAGATAGCCGCTCACGAAGAGCACTTCGGCCTCGAGCGGCTATACGAGATATGTGAAATCGCCAGAAAACTGGTGGACCGGTACAATGTGGCCCGGGTCATCGCCCGCCCTTTCGTGGGCGAGTCGCCCCAAACCTTCAAGCGCACCGGCAACCGTCACGACTACTCCGTCAAACCGCCGGCGAAAACCCTGCTGGACGAAATGAAAGAGGCGGGCAAAGAGGTGGTGAGCGTGGGCAAGATCAAGGATATCTTCGCCGGTTGCGGCATCACACGCGCCTACCGCGCCAACGGGATCGAGGAGCTCTTCGACACGACGCTGGAGGCGGTGAAGTCGCTAAAGGATGATGGCATCGTCTTTACCAACTTCGTCAATTTCGACGCCGACTACGGCCATAGGCGCAACATCTCCGGCTACGCCAGGGAGCTGGAGTATTTTGACAGCCGGCTGCCGGAGATGATGGCACTGTTGAATGAAGAGGATCTGCTGGTGGTGACCGCCGACCACGGATGCGACCCGACCTGGTGGGGCACCGACCATACCAGAGAGCACATCCCCGTGCTCTTCTACGGCAAAAAGGTGCGCCCCGTCAACCTGGGGCACCGTTACACCTTCGCCGATATCGGTCAGACCATCGCCGAGCATCACGGCATGAAGCCGCTGTTGGTAGGCAAGAGTTTTTATCAGGAAATTTACAGAAGCTAA
- the deoD gene encoding purine-nucleoside phosphorylase, giving the protein MPTPHINAQPDDFAETVLLPGDPLRAKFIAETFMEDAKLVTDVRNMFGFTGTYKGKRVSVMGSGMGIPSASIYATELITEYGVKQIIRVGTCGAVSRDIEVLDVIIGMGASTDSKVNRMRFNGHDFAAICDYELLRKAVDTAKAKGIDTKVGNIYSADLFYTPQPEMFDLMEKLNILGVDMEAAGLYGVAAEFGAKALTILTVSDHIRTGVKTTSEERQTKFNAMMEIALDVAVS; this is encoded by the coding sequence ATGCCAACCCCCCATATCAACGCACAACCGGACGATTTCGCCGAAACGGTGCTGCTGCCCGGAGATCCCCTTCGGGCCAAATTCATCGCCGAAACCTTCATGGAGGATGCCAAACTGGTCACCGACGTGCGCAACATGTTCGGGTTTACCGGCACCTACAAAGGCAAACGGGTCTCGGTGATGGGAAGCGGCATGGGTATTCCCTCCGCCTCCATCTACGCCACCGAACTCATCACCGAATATGGCGTGAAGCAAATCATTCGGGTAGGCACCTGCGGCGCGGTGAGCCGGGATATCGAGGTGCTGGATGTCATCATCGGTATGGGCGCCTCTACCGATTCCAAGGTCAACCGGATGCGATTCAACGGCCACGATTTCGCCGCCATCTGCGACTACGAACTGCTGCGAAAGGCGGTGGACACCGCCAAGGCCAAAGGGATCGACACGAAGGTGGGCAACATCTACTCCGCTGACCTCTTCTATACGCCCCAACCGGAGATGTTCGATCTGATGGAGAAGCTGAACATTCTGGGGGTGGATATGGAGGCGGCAGGCCTCTACGGTGTGGCGGCGGAGTTCGGCGCCAAGGCTCTGACCATCCTCACCGTCTCCGACCATATCCGCACCGGTGTCAAAACCACCTCCGAAGAGCGGCAGACCAAGTTCAACGCGATGATGGAGATTGCCCTGGATGTGGCCGTTTCATAG
- a CDS encoding outer membrane protein OmpK, whose translation MNKRKRWIVTLFLGSLLMAGPSLWAKEASEAQAEIAAYKSEGEQEASKPWYKPDFTWNDVNINYLDWSDGSERRGAGNYDDFPYIELEGGAGWGWGEFYFFTDWENPGKGFDADKAPRDSRWVIKPILDINIPKAKGWMKNVQLHIQDYYLYGKTFHVNNLVIGLAYKYISDNFFMRPFVGLHYMHDSFHESLWNGYMGGWVFNYDFRLFNQKFSLSNWHEFEWDRDESTYLNPDGSRQPFGDRSSWGVQGALAAWWHVNEHFSGGVQYRYAWHKLGSYDYLTGVIYTLKYNF comes from the coding sequence ATGAATAAAAGGAAAAGATGGATCGTCACGCTCTTTTTGGGGTCGCTGTTGATGGCGGGACCATCGCTGTGGGCGAAAGAGGCTTCGGAAGCCCAGGCGGAGATCGCCGCTTACAAAAGTGAGGGAGAGCAGGAGGCCTCAAAGCCCTGGTACAAACCCGATTTTACCTGGAACGACGTCAACATCAACTATCTCGACTGGAGCGACGGAAGCGAACGCCGGGGGGCAGGTAACTACGACGATTTCCCCTATATTGAACTGGAAGGGGGAGCCGGTTGGGGGTGGGGTGAATTTTACTTTTTCACCGACTGGGAGAATCCGGGCAAAGGATTCGATGCCGATAAGGCGCCCAGGGACAGCCGATGGGTCATCAAGCCGATTCTCGATATCAATATTCCCAAAGCAAAAGGGTGGATGAAGAATGTGCAGCTGCATATTCAAGACTACTATCTCTATGGCAAGACTTTCCATGTCAACAATCTGGTGATCGGATTGGCTTACAAATATATAAGCGACAACTTTTTTATGCGCCCTTTCGTGGGCCTCCACTACATGCACGACTCTTTCCACGAATCGCTTTGGAACGGTTATATGGGGGGATGGGTCTTCAACTACGATTTTAGGCTCTTCAACCAAAAATTCTCCCTCTCCAACTGGCACGAATTCGAGTGGGACCGGGATGAATCGACCTATCTCAACCCGGACGGCTCTAGGCAGCCCTTTGGAGACCGCTCATCCTGGGGCGTGCAGGGGGCACTGGCTGCCTGGTGGCATGTGAATGAACATTTTTCCGGAGGCGTTCAGTACCGGTATGCGTGGCACAAACTGGGCTCCTACGACTATCTAACAGGTGTGATTTACACTTTGAAATATAACTTCTAA
- the deoA gene encoding thymidine phosphorylase produces the protein MLLPQEIIRKKRDGGELSREEIAFFVKGITDGNVSEGQIAAFAMAVYFNGMTMKERIALTEAMRDSGEVLEWRSLGLDGPVLDKHSTGGVGDVVSLMLGPMVAACGGYVPMISGHGLGHTGGTLDKFDAIPGYDTAPNNALFRKVVKEVGVAIIGQTGNLAPADRRFYAIRDVTATVESIPLITASILSKKLAAGLAVLVMDVKAGSGAFMPTFEKSVELAESIVEVANGAGCRTSALITNMDQVLASSAGNAVEVREAVRYLRGDKRNPRLHEVTMALCAEMLLLGKLASSEEEARRKLQTVLDNGEAAERFAHMVSALGGPADFMDRYDDYLERAPIVRPIYPEKEGVVEAMDTRAVGLAVVALGGGRTRPSDPIDYAVGFSDFAALGERVDGQRPLAVAHVRSEAQFKEAQRRIRQAVQVGESTPEPKPMILKKIAKE, from the coding sequence ATGCTGCTTCCCCAGGAGATTATCCGCAAAAAGAGAGACGGCGGCGAACTGAGCCGGGAGGAGATCGCCTTTTTCGTCAAAGGAATCACGGACGGGAACGTGAGCGAGGGGCAGATCGCGGCGTTTGCCATGGCGGTCTATTTCAATGGGATGACGATGAAGGAGCGTATCGCCCTGACCGAGGCGATGCGCGACAGCGGCGAAGTGCTGGAGTGGCGAAGTCTGGGGCTGGACGGGCCGGTGCTCGACAAACACTCCACCGGCGGGGTCGGCGACGTGGTCTCTTTGATGCTGGGGCCCATGGTGGCTGCCTGCGGCGGATACGTGCCGATGATATCAGGACACGGACTGGGTCATACGGGTGGCACGCTGGACAAGTTCGACGCGATACCGGGGTACGACACGGCACCCAACAATGCACTTTTCAGAAAGGTGGTCAAAGAGGTGGGTGTCGCCATCATCGGCCAGACCGGCAACCTGGCGCCGGCGGACAGGCGCTTCTACGCCATCCGGGACGTGACGGCGACGGTGGAGTCGATTCCCCTCATTACCGCATCCATCCTCTCCAAAAAACTGGCGGCGGGGCTGGCGGTGTTGGTGATGGATGTCAAAGCGGGCAGCGGCGCCTTCATGCCCACCTTCGAAAAGTCCGTGGAGTTGGCCGAAAGCATCGTGGAGGTGGCCAACGGGGCGGGGTGCCGGACGTCCGCGCTGATCACCAACATGGACCAAGTGCTCGCAAGCAGCGCCGGCAACGCGGTGGAGGTGCGCGAAGCGGTTCGGTACCTAAGAGGCGATAAGCGCAACCCCAGGCTTCATGAAGTGACGATGGCGCTGTGTGCCGAGATGCTGCTTTTGGGCAAACTGGCATCCTCGGAAGAGGAGGCCCGGCGGAAACTTCAGACTGTCCTCGACAACGGGGAAGCGGCGGAGCGTTTCGCACACATGGTTTCGGCCCTGGGCGGCCCGGCCGATTTCATGGATCGTTACGACGACTATCTGGAACGTGCGCCCATCGTACGCCCCATCTATCCCGAAAAGGAGGGGGTCGTGGAGGCGATGGACACCCGCGCCGTGGGCCTTGCCGTCGTCGCCTTGGGAGGCGGAAGAACCCGGCCGAGCGATCCCATCGACTACGCCGTGGGTTTTAGTGATTTCGCCGCCCTGGGAGAGCGGGTCGATGGCCAAAGGCCCCTGGCCGTCGCCCATGTGCGCAGCGAAGCGCAATTTAAAGAGGCGCAAAGGCGTATTCGCCAGGCGGTGCAGGTTGGAGAAAGTACCCCAGAACCCAAACCGATGATTCTAAAAAAGATTGCTAAGGAGTGA
- the cdd gene encoding cytidine deaminase — protein sequence MNHFDRLRELIDNCYAPYSKFRVASIAVLEDDRTYGGVNVESVAYPTTMCAERNAIFHSVTEGAKPGDIAEVHILAVNGEGECVKAYPCGACRQVIAELSRNAAKIHIYRSREDVTVHSIADLLPHAFDSLE from the coding sequence GTGAACCATTTTGACCGCCTTCGGGAGCTTATAGACAACTGTTATGCCCCCTACAGCAAATTTCGTGTGGCTTCTATCGCGGTTTTGGAAGATGACAGAACGTATGGGGGCGTCAATGTGGAATCGGTGGCCTATCCGACAACGATGTGTGCCGAACGCAATGCCATATTTCATAGTGTAACGGAAGGTGCGAAACCCGGGGATATCGCCGAAGTGCATATCCTGGCGGTGAACGGGGAAGGGGAGTGTGTCAAAGCCTATCCCTGCGGCGCCTGCCGTCAGGTGATTGCCGAACTCTCTCGCAATGCCGCCAAAATTCATATCTACCGCTCCCGAGAGGATGTTACGGTACACTCCATTGCCGATCTGCTTCCCCACGCTTTTGATTCACTGGAATGA
- a CDS encoding AsmA-like C-terminal domain-containing protein — MLAVVLAHGVKIPHIDLPGLKISEFYIKLDKKLIIEIDRVTMEGASGNRNSLQEMEKIGDLLRYLPHFFDTIQINDLIVGKETVHLLFYDDIFYVETDKLQLATKIYYDSRRKILFAKIATLYFIQPDLSLKGRFAYDGSNGIWKGEGKFDGLGLRGNFLVWHSDDTVRFIVNSDMADSIKPLVDYLAPPEPVKVWIYPKIPAKQYILHYLKGELTLKKDGSIIIDPTKMEGYATAYDAQIHFHPDLPPVRTPRIDVSFRHNTLGFKLHHPRYRKKKLDGSRVRIRNLIPSGKKPELDAHIVVQDRFDESVRKILETYGIPIPFVQTRGIVDAIVDFTVSLTDGRIVSYKGDYRSESAELLFDNAIPVPVRDLHVVSRNKTVTIEHCRITMKPYLEAKFRGTIDLSAREGSFQSTIEKLRYTTSKGVNLFKMENKPLQVMMAFKEDILFDIPDLKTKFRYRPGGLLRVSATNLETYKPYLLGPLKPLKNGYIHLLYKKGKTDIRGKVIYPNDILSYRHTPIEQLDIDIHHTPRKSIVKINDKITLVQQGETTTIDMDKIDVNITGVQKLIDPYLKSSAAGLKNSAASRVIHVHAGESTLYTRFAYLPCDTFDLKITTAHPFSLLFESTHGSGHINAIIYNDDIKVIGKNLPDRVMHGIPAFKNLYGGYFDFDAVGKIDDFNGTVVFKDTLWAKNAVYNNILAVLNSVPAILMLKNPGFSNRGFKIEKGIVKYRYKAPRFHFEQIDIKGESANIFGKGFIDLESRRIDVKMRIKFLETISKTMHKIPVAGYILFGKDGTISIGLLVEGSLDDPTVRTSAAKDIVTAPLNIIKRTFTFPFHLFE, encoded by the coding sequence GTGCTGGCCGTTGTCCTTGCTCATGGTGTAAAGATCCCCCACATCGATCTTCCCGGTCTCAAAATAAGCGAATTTTACATCAAATTAGATAAAAAACTCATCATCGAAATCGATCGTGTAACGATGGAAGGTGCGTCCGGAAACCGCAATTCACTGCAGGAGATGGAGAAAATCGGCGATCTTCTGCGTTATCTTCCCCACTTTTTCGACACGATACAGATCAACGACCTCATCGTCGGCAAGGAGACTGTCCATCTTCTCTTCTATGACGATATCTTTTATGTAGAGACCGACAAACTCCAGCTCGCGACGAAAATCTATTACGATTCCAGGCGGAAGATCCTTTTCGCAAAAATTGCCACCCTCTATTTCATCCAGCCCGATCTTTCCTTAAAGGGACGCTTTGCGTACGACGGGAGCAACGGCATCTGGAAAGGGGAAGGCAAATTCGACGGCCTTGGGCTTCGGGGCAACTTCCTTGTGTGGCACAGTGACGATACCGTCCGTTTCATCGTCAACAGCGACATGGCCGACTCGATCAAGCCGCTCGTGGACTATCTCGCTCCGCCTGAACCTGTCAAAGTATGGATCTATCCGAAAATCCCAGCGAAACAATACATTCTCCACTATCTCAAAGGGGAGTTGACCCTCAAAAAGGATGGATCCATCATCATCGATCCAACGAAAATGGAGGGGTACGCCACCGCTTACGATGCTCAAATCCATTTCCATCCCGACCTGCCCCCTGTCAGAACACCCCGCATCGATGTGAGTTTTCGCCACAACACATTGGGCTTCAAACTTCACCACCCGCGCTATCGAAAGAAAAAACTCGACGGCAGCCGTGTCCGGATACGCAATCTCATCCCCTCCGGGAAAAAACCCGAGCTCGATGCCCATATCGTGGTACAAGACAGATTCGACGAATCGGTTCGTAAAATTCTTGAAACATACGGCATTCCTATCCCTTTCGTACAGACAAGAGGGATCGTGGATGCCATCGTCGATTTTACCGTCTCTCTGACCGACGGCCGTATTGTCTCATACAAAGGAGATTACAGAAGCGAAAGCGCCGAACTGCTCTTCGACAATGCGATACCGGTGCCGGTTCGCGATCTGCATGTGGTTTCCCGGAACAAAACCGTCACCATCGAACACTGCCGCATCACCATGAAACCCTATCTCGAAGCGAAATTCCGGGGCACCATCGATCTTTCCGCCAGAGAGGGGAGCTTCCAGTCGACTATCGAAAAGCTGCGCTATACAACTTCCAAAGGCGTAAACCTATTTAAGATGGAGAACAAACCCCTGCAGGTCATGATGGCGTTCAAAGAGGATATCCTTTTCGATATCCCGGACCTGAAAACGAAATTCAGATACCGTCCCGGCGGACTACTCCGCGTTTCGGCCACGAATCTCGAAACATACAAGCCTTATCTGCTTGGGCCTCTCAAACCTCTAAAAAATGGATACATCCACCTTCTTTACAAAAAGGGAAAAACCGACATTCGAGGAAAAGTGATCTATCCGAACGATATACTCAGCTACCGGCATACGCCCATCGAACAATTGGATATCGACATTCATCATACACCCCGCAAGAGTATCGTTAAGATCAACGACAAAATCACGCTGGTCCAGCAAGGGGAAACGACAACGATCGACATGGACAAAATCGATGTGAACATTACCGGAGTACAAAAGCTCATCGACCCCTATCTGAAAAGTTCCGCCGCCGGATTGAAGAATTCAGCCGCCTCCCGAGTCATCCATGTACATGCCGGGGAGAGTACCCTCTATACGCGCTTTGCCTATCTGCCGTGCGACACCTTCGATCTTAAAATAACAACGGCGCATCCTTTCTCCCTCCTTTTCGAGTCGACCCATGGAAGCGGACATATCAACGCCATTATCTACAACGACGATATCAAGGTCATAGGAAAAAACTTGCCCGACAGAGTGATGCACGGGATTCCCGCCTTTAAGAATCTTTACGGTGGCTATTTCGACTTCGATGCCGTTGGGAAGATCGACGATTTCAACGGAACCGTCGTTTTCAAGGACACCCTGTGGGCGAAAAACGCTGTCTACAACAACATTCTGGCGGTACTGAACTCCGTTCCCGCCATTTTGATGCTGAAAAATCCGGGATTCAGCAACCGGGGTTTCAAGATCGAAAAAGGTATTGTCAAATACCGTTACAAGGCACCGCGCTTCCATTTCGAACAGATCGATATCAAGGGCGAAAGCGCCAATATTTTCGGCAAAGGTTTCATCGATCTTGAGAGTCGGCGAATCGATGTAAAAATGCGGATCAAATTTTTAGAAACCATCAGCAAGACAATGCACAAGATTCCGGTGGCCGGCTATATTCTTTTCGGGAAAGACGGGACCATCTCCATAGGTCTCTTGGTCGAAGGATCGCTGGACGATCCGACCGTCCGTACCAGCGCGGCGAAAGACATCGTGACGGCACCTCTTAACATCATCAAACGCACTTTCACCTTTCCCTTCCATCTTTTCGAATAG
- the mltG gene encoding endolytic transglycosylase MltG, protein MNRKSIVKTIFKSAEWTIFAVVVIIVSLAFYLVQPVKSNRVLFLPAGTGATIIAYLHRSGIDANGLDRYLLRFFGYPQQGWIDIGTTCLTKADFLYRLTHAKAAMTKVKLIPGETRVIFFDQLARTLKLDPKKLDNAYRRYAPYPDGVIWPDTYFVPMGITEEHLVYHLIKRSMARHERLSKKFFGTYNEKKWFRYVTIASIIQKEAADTREMPLVSAVIYNRMKKGMPLQMDGALNYGKYSHVKVTKRRIDEDMSRFNTYKYTGLPPSPVGSVSLDAIKAAIKPANVDYLYFVKGKNGKHIFTKRYKTHLRNIKSVNK, encoded by the coding sequence ATGAACAGAAAAAGTATAGTGAAAACGATTTTCAAAAGTGCAGAGTGGACTATTTTCGCTGTCGTTGTTATCATCGTTTCACTTGCGTTTTATCTTGTTCAGCCGGTAAAAAGCAATCGGGTACTCTTTCTTCCTGCCGGCACAGGGGCTACGATTATAGCATATCTGCATCGCAGCGGCATCGATGCCAACGGGCTCGACCGTTACCTGCTGCGTTTTTTCGGCTATCCCCAGCAGGGTTGGATCGATATCGGGACCACGTGTCTGACAAAAGCCGATTTTCTCTATCGGCTGACCCATGCCAAAGCGGCGATGACGAAAGTGAAACTGATCCCTGGCGAGACACGCGTCATTTTTTTCGATCAGTTGGCGCGGACACTGAAACTGGACCCAAAAAAGCTAGATAACGCCTACCGCAGGTACGCTCCCTATCCCGACGGCGTCATATGGCCCGATACCTATTTCGTGCCCATGGGAATTACCGAGGAACATCTCGTCTATCATCTGATCAAACGGTCGATGGCACGTCACGAAAGACTTTCGAAAAAGTTTTTCGGTACCTACAATGAGAAAAAATGGTTTCGATACGTAACGATTGCCTCGATTATTCAGAAAGAAGCGGCCGATACCAGGGAGATGCCGCTCGTTTCGGCTGTAATTTACAACCGTATGAAAAAGGGGATGCCGCTTCAGATGGACGGCGCTCTCAATTATGGCAAATATTCCCATGTCAAAGTGACGAAACGCCGAATTGATGAAGATATGAGCCGCTTCAACACCTATAAATATACCGGTCTGCCCCCCTCCCCGGTCGGCAGTGTCTCTCTCGATGCCATCAAGGCGGCCATCAAACCGGCGAATGTGGATTATCTCTATTTCGTCAAAGGAAAGAATGGAAAACATATTTTTACGAAGCGTTACAAAACGCATCTTAGAAACATCAAAAGTGTGAATAAATGA